The genomic window aatatttgctaaatttgaagtaaaacaaaAGAGTACCTTTGTACATAtgaaactagaattttattttccatcaaaacaAAAATGCAATTTAGGCCagataatattcatatcagattttTTGTAGCTGCCACTCATTTTTACCTCGTTTAGCGGTCTTTTATTCTTATTTATATAGTTAAAGTTACATAGTTAAGGtctaatttattttctatttAACCACTAAAATCGGTGTCAAACTTTCCTCGTCATAAAATTCTTACACCCAAAGAAAAAGCTACCTTTGTTGCATAAATTATGCTGAACACCAGTCGTGTGTAAGCTTAAGTGAAGTGACTGGTGTTAGCCGAGGTGAAATATCGGTAGATATTTAAGGCTAGCGTTAATGGAATAATTGATTGAAATTGTACATGATTACTCACTTTGAATAAAACTGAAAAGGCTTATACAACGGCGCTAAGAAATGTAAAACATTTTATATACAGTTAAGGTTACTGTCTTCAATTACGAACAACTGCTGAATGTAAATGCTGCTAGTAGCCGCCCATTTATAAGCCGTGTTATTAAATAATGGATAACCTGCTAAAAGATTTCGCTAAGTTAGAAATTGTATTATGAAAAGGCTGAATTCAACCGATGAATGAAATTATATCTATACCTACTTGTTCTACAAGAATGGCTAAATAAGGCCAAGTTGAACCAAAATCGTCAATGAAAAAATTCTACAGAATTCGTTCATCAAATAATAGAATATGAGTTTCTAATTTTAAGCAAACTTCTTTCCGtgttatgtaccgggtgtcccaataagaatggctctcggccatatctcaggaaccgtttatagtacagctttgagaaaaaaatatttataacaaaaattgcctcgggaaaagcctggaaattattttcataattgtgggttcaccgctagagggcgtaattaaatatcaaaaattaaaaaaatcaaaattttacatcgcacacatcttatggaaaatgtaatgtcactcaaattcaataaaatttatacgaatagattcgttttaaatcaacggtcaaatcttatcattgcgccaactctatattttcaataataagagcagaaattgaagCAGAGTGTGGGTCGGTTGGGCATGGGAAAATTTTGACAGCGTGGGAAAAATTTTATCTGCCACGCCCCACgccacgcccaccacaaagccacgcccaccacaaagccacgcccaccgcaagccacgcccaccacaaagccacgcccaccacaaagccacgcccaccgcAAGCCACGCCCACCGCAAGCCACGCCCATCGATCAAAGCCACGCCCGCCGGGCCAATGAGCAATTAGCCCCGCCCAACCGACCAATGAGAAGGAAGCCTCGCCCACCCACAGCAGCGCCCATGGACCAATGAGATCAAAGTCCAGCCCAGCGACCAATGAGAACTTAGCCCCAATCACCGACCAATGAGAACGAAGCCCCCGCCCAACGACCAATGGGAACACAGCCAGGCCCACCTACGTCACAAACCCTCGCCTTCCAAGATGGCCTCCTCTTTATTTCGTTTATcgcaaaatatacagggtgtagtcaGAAAGCCAAATAAGACACTTATCCATGAAGCACCTATCTGCCATCTGCGCTGTTATTGGTTCGTTTATTACATGTAAGACATTAAACGAAAGAGGAGCAATCACAAAGACATTAGCAAAAGAGCATTAGAGCATGTCTCCGACCTGACTGATCATATATTGTTGGAAAGAGGAAGGCATGTTACCATATAAACAAAGATGTCAGCAATGACAAAACGGCACTATATCATATCTTCGTGTCTATTGGTCCAATTCGTGTGAATATGGTCTCGTTGGGAAAAAGAGGGGATATtgaatatgttaacataaaaacaaagatgtcAGCAATGCCAAAACGACACTAGATCTTCGTTGCTATTGATTTTAGCGTAACAGCCGTTGAAGGAAAGGAGAAACATGGCAACACTGCCAAAACTGTAATATATTTGTTGCTATTGGAGATATTTTGACCTGTCAACTTAATGGGGATTCCACGTCTATCACAGTTCTCTAATCatgccacctgtcggctgcaacatgtaactatgcccaagccatctAGAAGAACGTATACCATTTTTACAGTACGACCATCAAACATCCTAGATCTCTCTCCAATCATACATTCCTACAATGAACATATACCATTCATACGCTGTGGCCAAACCAGCAAACATCTCATGTACAAGTCTTTTCAGaaaaatgtgtattattttttttttttatgtaattgacTGAATAGttgcatacaatattttatctacggcaagtGGGTAGTATTAATTTTACAGTTTGATATTAAAGATCTGCGATAAGAATATATGAGGGCCATAGACGGTTCTTTAATAGCCATCAGACAACAATTTCCCCTGATCATGTTTATAAAACATACGGAATGCACTGTATATACTAACCCAAGCTGACAACATACTTTGCAGATATGGATTACGATCAGCTTATAGGTTTATGTACAATTCCCTTCGTAAAGGTACATATAGACGTGCATCCGTGCGGGTTAAAAGTCGACCGTCCTTTTTATACTCCAAAAGGAGGACCATATTTAAAGGTATTATGTATCAGATatattgagaaaaaaattatatacactTAGAGTATACCTAGGTAGAAAAAAACTTTTGTTAATGTATAAAGACATATCTAACAGTATTGTCGTAAAGAAAAAGCACGTCGTAAAGGTCGTCACGTTAAAGCTAACATAGCTCGTgctgatttttttttttcaaggaTAATCTGAAACAAAGGTTACTCGTGTTGATTTCCAAGGCACCCATGAGGTACAACACATACCTCGTTGGTGTTTTATCGTGGACACCATCCCCTAGAGGCCTACAACCACCAAATTTCCTCAGAGGAATCAAATGtgattcaatatatatatatttgtgaTAGCATAGAACAAGCGATTGTTGCCCCACCTTCTAGTAAGTAACGAGCAAAGCTGTAATGATGTTACAAAATCACAAAGTGGTTCATAGCTGAAAactgtttattgtattttaaaatacCGGAAATGGTTCAGCAGGCATCTttttattaacattatttatagtACATTTTTATAACGAATATCTTTTAGTGACCTTAACTGAACATCTTTTTTAAACATACAGGAAATGGTTCAGCAGACATCTTTTTATGATCTGATTGCCATCTTTTATAATGAGTGGCTACACGAGCAACGGACGTAACCAGAACGGCTCATTAATTTGCCAGTGGGCTATATATCAGATATCTTTTAATGGTCTTAACTGAACATCTTTTAACGATTTTTAATCATGTAGGACAAACGACAACTCACTACAACTTTTTAGTAACCCACTTTTCAGTGTGACAGACGATCGGTTGTATCGCAGAGGAAAAAGCATCCACTGTTGACAAAACAAAAAGTAatctattaatatataacttaCTAATTAAAAATGTTGATTGTGAGTGTTAAACAGGTAtagtgttaaaaaataaaaaagctgaGTCTGGGctatagtttaaattttaagttttttataacCATAAGGTACggatgtaaaatcttcaaaaaattttctttttgctgaGTTTGGTCTATATTTTTTTTCAAGGGTTTTTGTGATAACACAATGATCCTGTGTCCTTTGTATTTGTTTAGTCACCACAGAAACAGGGTCAGACTTCATAAGTACCATCTTCTTAATGGTATCGAAATTAACTAATTTAGATGCCTCATAATTTAGACAAATACCTTTAACCTTACAACAAATTTTTTCTTCACCGTTAGGCAAAGTGTATTTATATGCGTAATTTTTAGGCCCTCCAGAAACGAACTCTGAAATATACCCCCCACCCAACTCATCAGTTAAGTCACCTATACACTCACCTATTGGGAGATCAGGTAAGCCAGCCTTGGAAAGGTAAATAGACGAATCTGTGTCGTAATATTTTGCCCGAGACCCAATAATCTCCAGATAAGAGTACAATTTGAGACGAGCCAGAGCCGTAACGTATGATGCCAGAACAACATTAACTGTTGACGACATTGAGTACGCCTCCTCCACATACTCCCACGTAACAACCAGTGTGTCCTCATTTACAGGGATCACCGTATTAACCTGAATGGATGGATTAATCAACATAGCAAAAAATTCTCCAGGCTTGTTTATTATGGATGTTTTAGGGAGGTTCTCTCGCTGAGCGAACTTACCCCAGAAAGAATTGAGCATAAGCTTAGCCAACGACCTCAGACCAGGGTTCTCCGTTATGTCGGAAAACTCCAGCCTGACATCCTCCCTCTGAAGAAACTCCTCGATGTACCGGCTCTTTTCCTCATCCGATACACATCCTCGCGGCCACCCTGAAGCTTGTTGTTTCACTTTGATAAATTTGTTCATCATATCGGAAAAAAGACCTTTCTGAGATTTCGATAACTGTAAAGTATCATAGGACCATATCTCATAGGTCTCAATTATTTTATAACCCTTTGATAAAGCTTTCACTACCTCCTCAATCACCCAAGTACCTGATAGAGCCCGTTCATCATTCGAATGCTCACACTCTTCTTCCGCAAAGTCCTCTCCACACTTTCGGCATAAAACGAACATACATTTACTGTTCATCTTGGTAGGAGGAACAGGATGATAGAGGTTTGTAGGAGGAAGCACCTTACACTTTATTAATCCAGATAACTCAGTAATGTCTACAGCAGTGCATTCCTGTccaatatatattttctttggATGTCCGATTGGGAACTTTCCGTACTTGCATACCCACGGATAAAGCGAACAAACATCAacgtatttaattttttcaccatCTTTACACTTGTAATACTCTACAGTATTGCCTGTACGACCACCATATAAAGCATCTCTAGGATTCAAAGGTAAACTAGCCATAAGAGGATGCCCCTCGGTATACGCCTTTATCTCGGCCGTCAGCATTTTACGGAATTGACATTCCCATATTTCAACCACCTCATATCCTATTGATCTGAGATGCTTAACTTTAGCAATTGTTTTATCATGACGATTTTCCATACAATCTGAAGGATCGTCATGAAGGGGTGCAGTTCTATCTGTAGGGTAACAAGTAGGACAACCGTGGTAATAACAACCTTGAAAATCAAAGATGGTGTTTTCGTAAAGACCGTCCACCCTACAATTTCCAATAAGAGCTTCAGGTCCCCTGGCGGCATGCTGAATTTTAATACAGCGTTGCTTCTCTTCCCACAATAACCACTGCAAAGCTATTTTCGACTGATTATCTTTAAAACGATAGCCACCTTTTGGAATAAGGGCTATTGTGTTTGGTTGTAAGAAATTACGCCTGAATACCTTGTTACACGTCGATGCAACAGTTGTTGCCTCGAAAAACGGACAGACATTTGAAGTATCCATCAACTGTTTTCTGAAAGTGAGACAAGCCTTAGTCAAAATCTCAACATCGCTAATACAATATTCAACAATTTCCTTTTGAAAATCAAAAACGTATCCCTCATCTACTCTTTCAGCGTGCCACGCGATCAGCTTGTCACGTGCATCATCTTTTAAATTATCGGGATCGTAAAATTTTAGATCAGGCATAGGTCCAACATAAGATTGATTTTCCTCTCTGTTAAACAGATGTGGAAAATATCCCTTTTTCAACTCTGTCAACCCAAAAGCTTTAGGTAGAGCAGACAACGCCATTGGAAAGTAATTAAGACTATCGAGAAAACGAGCGTTACCAACAGCCATTGACACCAACTTTGTACCACGCATAATGAGATCAGGGGTTAAATCAGTCTttgttaaaatataatttaaaataaattgatGGTCGAAGCCTCCTCCATTGTGAGCTAACACGACAACattcttgaatttttttctaatttgcaAAATATGATTCATAAAAAGACTTATTACGTCAAGACCCCTCAAAATCTTTTGGCGAAATCCACAAGATTGACAGAAAACTAATTTCATCTCAGGGAGACATTTGTAACAACGTTGATTAAATACACAGAGATTTGGTTCTTGAAGAAGCGAACCATCAGCCAATATCTTTTCCTGACTAGTTTCCAAatcataaaatataaatagaaaatcgCTTGATGGAGGAAGACCAGAATCGGGCTGTATGTAACAAAGATGATCTGACGGACAATTTTTCTTACAAGTTTTACAGAAGACCTCACCACAGACATGACTTTTGGTGTAGATCTTGTAACAGGTCTTACACCTTTTGATTTTATCGCATACCGATCCTAGGTGAGCATTGAAACATGCCTTACCGTAGAAGTTTCGACCACATTGATCGCAGGGTATTTTCACGCAATCTTTGGAACAAGCTGGTGAACGACGACAAGCAAAACATGTACCACCACATCTGTGGTCGTTTTTGTTGTTAAACGGCTGGTGGCACTCCTCACAATAATAAATACAACAAAAAGCAGCTGTCAAAGAAGTGATCACGTTAAAGTGTCCTTCATGATACAAAAGATTTAACGCTGGACCATTAGTGTTACCACAGAACATAACGTCACGACCCTTGCTACCATAACTATACACCACAATTTTGTAATCTGTGAGGTGTCCCTGAAACTGTTGTAGTTCGGGTATTCCTGCCCCTCCGACAGGAATTGTTACATTAGCGGCTTCAATCAGTTGATGGGCTCTTTGTCCTTGTATTTTTCCAATATCTTGACGTACCTTCTTCCATTCTTGGTCCTTATCTACGTGAGCTTTTGCAACCACAAGAGCACGAGGTAAACAAAGATTATccttgtttttaataacaacAGTTCCTCGCCTTTTCAAACACTCCTCGTTAAAGGAGTTATAAGCTCTTCCTCTCGGACCACCTTTTCCCGCGGGCAGTTTTACCGTCGTAATACCCAAACAAAATGTTTCGGTATTGAGGCCGGTGCTATTACTCTGATATATGGAACTAATCTTATCCCATATATCATCAACGGTCACTTCACAGGCAGGCTTGAACCTCATCCAACCCTGACCTCTGGCAAAGTCTTTCGAGCAAAAAGTGAAACCGACCTGATCGGTTGGTTCCAAACCTTCTGTTCCCTTAAGTACAATCTCCTCGATGGCCTTTTTTACCCATCCCACAGGTTCCTCACTCTGCGGCACATCCCTGATTTTAAATTCCAGAGTTCGTCCCTGGAGGCCAAATTTACGAATTTTCTTAAATGTATCTTTAGTGACTAAGAATTTGTTCATGTTTTCGTTATTAAAGGATGAGAAATACGAATTTTCTTAAATGTATCTTTAGTGACTAAGAATTTGTTCATGTTTTCGTTATTAAAGGATGAGAAATACGAATTTTCTTAAATGTATCTTTAGTGACTAAGAATGTGTTCATGTtttcgttattaaaaaaaactgacCAAATCAAACAACACTAAGTAAtaacataataataaatattcaaaacttAGAATTCAAAAAAATTAGAACCCAAACactaaatatgttttaaaaatttcaaaaaaaaaattgttttcgacAAAATCAAAGTTTGCCACTCAACAGAGCACACTTCTGAACGATATAAAACTCACCAGAGCACACGTCTGAACGCTAGGAATATCTGAAACAGAATGAAGAAAATGCCGTAATGTAAGGTATTAAATATACTTCTAGTCGGACGGAAAACTAAATGTTATTATGTTATGCTCAAAAGGCCCCTGCAAAGTGTAGATTTGTGCTTGTTCTTCCATAAGAATCAATGTAAAAGTGCTGCATTTAAGACATTTATTGAACTTGGATACATTTTTCAAGGAAGTATCAGTACTACCAACATAAAAAGAAGCAGTACGGCCAACTTAGAACAAATATTACCAGAAAGTAAAAGATACTTTGTGATGATTAGATTGGAGCAGGCACATAAAATTATAAGTCGACTCATTCATAGTTAATTCTTCATTATTCTATCACAAGAAGGATTCATGGTTAGGAATTGAAAGTGGGTTTCATATAATTCTTCTTCCTGGTCTAGTTacgaaaatatttgaaaaatgggCAACATAATTATGATAGATGTCAGCTACTTAGCGAAAGATGTGGAAAATGTATGAAGAGAACCGATATACATATATCGAGATATGATGAATAAACACGACATTGAAAACTGTTCAGTTAGATTTGCATAACATTTCGGCGAGAAAACTCCCGCCACTTTCATCACTAACACACTCGATAACACAATAAGTTTTCATTCTTCGAATAACCGTCAAAGCAGGCACAGCAGTTGCTCCAGTATGAAACAGTACATTCAGTTAAACTTGATTAAGACATGTATCGAGCAAGAATTTATCCGAACCAGCTACGCAGGCGCGTGTTTACCGGCTAGTTTAATATTTCATGAAGTTGCCAGCCAGTATGGGATAAAGACAGAGGTGGTAGTAGGTGCAAAGTTCTACTCAAATGGAATTGTAATTACGCCCCATTTCTGGAATGAACATACGAACTAGTATACGGCCCAACAGATGCAATTACAAAACATCATCTACCTCATCAAATAGAATTTACGATGAAAAAAGGAATGTTATGTGTAAAAGCGGCGAAGACATAAAAATGTAgaatatttattatgattttcagaaaagcaaatcgaCGACTGCCTATTTTAAAGAGGCTCCTGCAGGTCTGCtggaaatacgaaaaaatatttttattactgtaGCAAAGAtacttaggaaaaaataaataaatttttgaagtaattGTTTTTTATATACAACTCAGTTATTGACAATGACCTACTTAGctataaaacaaataattaaagaatTAGGTTATATTGTTACAAACAATATATCACTTGTTAATAGGAAGTACGTCATTGATGCTTGTAGCAAAAAGGTTGTTGAGCGCAAAGAAAGTGTGATAgcagagaaagagagagagagatagagagagttAGGTGCTGACACGttctgtcacgttctgttaggtgctgacacgttctgtcacgttattttacgtcacgttcTGTCACGTTCTGTCACGTTCTGTTGAGTACTGTCACGTGATTTACGTCATTCACGTAACGCTCTGTTAGTtactgtcacgttctgttagttACTTAAGTACGTCATTGATGCTTGTAGCAAAAAGGTTGTTGAGCGCAAAGAAAGTGTGATAgcagagaaagagagagagagatagagagagttAGGTGCTGACACGttctgtcacgttctgttaggtgctgacacgttctgtcacgttattttacgtcacgttcTGTCACGTTCTGTCACGTTCTGTTGAGTACTGTCACGTGATTTACGTCATTCACGTAACGCTCTGTTAGTtactgtcacgttctgttagttACTTAAGTACGTCATTGATGCTTGTAGCAAAAAGGTTGTTGAGCGCAAAGAAAGTGTGATAgcagagaaagagagagagatagagagagttAGGTGCTGACACGttctgtcacgttctgttaggtgctgacacgttctgtcacgttattttacgtcacgttcTGTCACGTTCTGTCACGTTCTGTTGAGTACTGTCACGTGATTTACGTCATTCACGTAACGCTCTGTTAGTtactgtcacgttctgttagttACTTAAGTACGTCATTGATGCTTGTAGCAAAAAGGTTGTTGAGCGCAAAGAAAGTGTGATAgcagagaaagagagagagagatagagagagttAGGTGCTGACACGttctgtcacgttctgttaggtgctgacacgttctgtcacgttattttacgtcacgttcTGTCACGTTCTGTCACGTTAATACGTGACAGAACTAACATATCTGTCATACTATGCAAGTCAGATGCTAGTCAGATGCAAGTCAGATGTATGCCAGATGCATGTTAGCTATATGTCAGATGCGAGTTAGCGGATATAGATAAAGGTGTTAACTAGAGAAACGGCATTCAGATACAAGAAAATTAACGGTGAACATCGTGTCAAGCAGCTTGctaagttattaaaaaaagtatAATTCACTCAAAATAATAATGCAACGTGAACAACAACTCAAAACAGTTTTAACACCTAGTACTGAACCTCTTGGAGAACTAAACAATTATCTGAAAACTTCACATCAGACAGAGAAGCATGAAGAGACCAGCGGACACCAAAACAATCGTTTGAGAAATATGCGCCAGAAGGATGAAGAAAGcacagatgaagaagaagatgaacacCTTCAAAAATATTGGCATCATTCACCAGACCTTGATAGAGCTTATGGTCCACACTATGTTTGGAAAACTGATAAATGGCTAATGGGTGATATGGAAATCAAATTTGCTCCTAAGAATATACTGATTAACGATAGCAAGTACAAGGCTACTTGTGGGCTATATACTATAATTTTATATGTATCCTCAAGACTTTACACCAAATGATAGcctaaactataaaaaaaatattagaagtcACAGGTGTTCATAGAGATTCCCTAGGATATTTGAGGCATCAAGCATTCCCGGATAAATTTAATAAGATCATAAaacctttgtttaaaaataactcaaacatGCGTCGAAGCCCCTGTGAAAATGTTCGGAAAACTGAGAAAAAACATCGTAAGAGTGTTGAACGCTCTGACCGACAATTTAAACAGCGCACAAGCATAGATTACGAGACATCATCGTTTAACCATTATGTCGTTGGACCTCTggataaaaatgttaaaataaatcgactagggcatttagtttttaattaaaaactgtaATAATGTACTagcataaaaaaaaaaaaaaaaatttaaatgaaataataaaatgaCTCATATTGTCTCTTATTTACTAACCCAATGCATTACAAAGAGtgtcaatatatttttaaaaataaaaataagttgggtcgtacataaaatagaaaatgcaacACGATTATTATCACACTGTTAAAAATAAATACCAGCTACGCTTGGtcgtatataaaatataaatgacagcTACGCTTCATTGTATATTGTTGAAAAACAAAAGTACGGTAGAATGCGGCATAAAAAGATACTGAAATAAATCATAAAATTGTTCAGAAATATACGGACGGGTGTTGCATCATACATGCCTGAAAAAACATGAAATAACACATATTTATAATTCAAATTAGAAAATAAGAACTAAACGGTAAAATACTATTATCGTGATGCAGATAACAAGAAAAATGTGCTAAAAGAAGACGGAGTACCGCGCTAAATGTATCATAAAAAGTTACTATTCTTGAGTGCCCGGGAGTCGGCATACCACCGATTCGGGACCACATGGCGATTTTGGGGCATGAAAGTGGCCCCcgtatcggcataccgattctgagTCACATGGCGATTCTGGTGCATGAAAGTGACCAcgtatcggcataccgattctggctcatCATGATCCAGAGTCGGCATGCCGATTCCCGCTCATGATGAGCTGGAATCCGCCTACCGCTTCTGGCTCATGATGAGCTGGAATCTGGTGCATGAAAGTGACCAcgtatcggcataccgattctgcgCCACGACGATTCTGGTGCACGAAAGTGGCCAcgtatcggcataccgattctgggcCATATGCGGATTCTAGACCATGAAAGTATTAGAACTAAATAGTAAAATATGATTATCTTAATGTAAAAACCTAcctcatttatttatgtaacaaGGAAATATTAAAAGATGAAAAAGTACCGTAGAAATGAGTCATAAACAGCTATTATTATTTTAGGGATAA from Diabrotica virgifera virgifera chromosome 5, PGI_DIABVI_V3a includes these protein-coding regions:
- the LOC114338580 gene encoding uncharacterized protein LOC114338580 isoform X1, which translates into the protein MNKFLVTKDTFKKIRKFGLQGRTLEFKIRDVPQSEEPVGWVKKAIEEIVLKGTEGLEPTDQVGFTFCSKDFARGQGWMRFKPACEVTVDDIWDKISSIYQSNSTGLNTETFCLGITTVKLPAGKGGPRGRAYNSFNEECLKRRGTVVIKNKDNLCLPRALVVAKAHVDKDQEWKKVRQDIGKIQGQRAHQLIEAANVTIPVGGAGIPELQQFQGHLTDYKIVVYSYGSKGRDVMFCGNTNGPALNLLYHEGHFNVITSLTAAFCCIYYCEECHQPFNNKNDHRCGGTCFACRRSPACSKDCVKIPCDQCGRNFYGKACFNAHLGSVCDKIKRCKTCYKIYTKSHVCGEVFCKTCKKNCPSDHLCYIQPDSGLPPSSDFLFIFYDLETSQEKILADGSLLQEPNLCVFNQRCYKCLPEMKLVFCQSCGFRQKILRGLDVISLFMNHILQIRKKFKNVVVLAHNGGGFDHQFILNYILTKTDLTPDLIMRGTKLVSMAVGNARFLDSLNYFPMALSALPKAFGLTELKKGYFPHLFNREENQSYVGPMPDLKFYDPDNLKDDARDKLIAWHAERVDEGYVFDFQKEIVEYCISDVEILTKACLTFRKQLMDTSNVCPFFEATTVASTCNKVFRRNFLQPNTIALIPKGGYRFKDNQSKIALQWLLWEEKQRCIKIQHAARGPEALIGNCRVDGLYENTIFDFQGCYYHGCPTCYPTDRTAPLHDDPSDCMENRHDKTIAKVKHLRSIGYEVVEIWECQFRKMLTAEIKAYTEGHPLMASLPLNPRDALYGGRTGNTVEYYKCKDGEKIKYVDVCSLYPWVCKYGKFPIGHPKKIYIGQECTAVDITELSGLIKCKVLPPTNLYHPVPPTKMNSKCMFVLCRKCGEDFAEEECEHSNDERALSGTWVIEEVVKALSKGYKIIETYEIWSYDTLQLSKSQKGLFSDMMNKFIKVKQQASGWPRGCVSDEEKSRYIEEFLQREDVRLEFSDITENPGLRSLAKLMLNSFWGKFAQRENLPKTSIINKPGEFFAMLINPSIQVNTVIPVNEDTLVVTWEYVEEAYSMSSTVNVVLASYVTALARLKLYSYLEIIGSRAKYYDTDSSIYLSKAGLPDLPIGECIGDLTDELGGGYISEFVSGGPKNYAYKYTLPNGEEKICCKVKGICLNYEASKLVNFDTIKKMVLMKSDPVSVVTKQIQRTQDHCVITKTLEKKYRPNSAKRKFFEDFTSVPYGYKKLKI